A window from Chrysemys picta bellii isolate R12L10 chromosome 2, ASM1138683v2, whole genome shotgun sequence encodes these proteins:
- the LOC135981739 gene encoding SRRM2 protein homolog rsr-2-like — protein sequence MQADNRKRAPAWTVREVLDLIAVWGEDSVLAELRSKRRNAKTFEKISKGMMERGHNRDSDQCRVKVKELRQAYQKTKEANGRSGSEPRTCRFYAELHAILGGAATTTPPVIVDSGSGIVSSATPEDSADGGEEEEEEEEEDELAESTQHSVLPNSQDLFLTLTEVPSQPSQASTQDSDPMEGTSAAANSSSLPPPSRRLSQIRRCKKRTRDEMFSEIMESSRSDRAHLNERKETVSKYRKEASAREDRRDQREDMRDQREDRRDQREERRDARDERWRQEDQRRQDATLGLLREQTDMLRRLVELQERLQENRLPLQPLFHPPPSPCSVSSSPRRVRTRGGGRLRTPSHSTPVDSPSKRLSFFKPFLSGFFLPSNPPPKYHPGSLPLFLIY from the exons atgcaggctgataatcgaaaaagagcaccagcatggaccgtgagggaggtactggatctgatcgctgtatggggagaggattcagtgcttgcagaacttcgttctaaaagacgaaatgcaaaaacttttgaaaaaatctccaagggcatgatggagagaggccacaatagggactcagatcagtgccgcgtgaaagtcaaggagctcagacaagcctatcaaaaaacaaaggaggcaaatggtcgctccgggtcagagccgcggacatgccgcttctacgccgagctgcatgcaattctagggggggctgccaccactaccccacctgtgatcgtggattctgggtcagggatagtctcatcagcgacgcctgaggattctgccgatgggggagaggaggaggaggaggaggaggaggaggatgagcttgcagagagcacacagcactccgttctccccaacagccaggatctttttctcaccctgactgaagtaccctcccaaccctcccaagccagtacccaagactctgaccccatggaagggacctcag cagctgcaaattcctcaagcctccctcctccatcccgaaggttatcacagataaggcgttgtaagaagagaacgcgagacgagatgttttctgaaattatggaatccagccgcagtgacagagctcatctgaatgagcgaaaggaaacagtttcaaagtataggaaagaagccagtgcacgtgaggacaggagggaccaacgtgaggacatgagggaccaacgtgaggacaggagggaccaacgtgaggagaggagagacgctcgagatgagaggtggcggcaggaagatcagaggaggcaggatgcaacgctggggctgctgcgtgagcaaacagacatgctccggcgtctggtggagcttcaggaacggctgcaggaaaacagactgccgcttcagcccctgttccaccctcccccctccccatgttccgtatcctcctcacccagacgtgtaagaacgcgggggggggggaggctccgtacaccttcccattccaccccagtagacagcccaagcaaaaggctgtcattttttaaaccttttcttagtggctttttccttcccagcaatcctcctcccaaataccacccgggttccctccctctttttctaatctattaa